In Dama dama isolate Ldn47 chromosome 20, ASM3311817v1, whole genome shotgun sequence, a single window of DNA contains:
- the LOC133040422 gene encoding olfactory receptor 9S13-like, whose translation MSPHRNGNLSVMPLQEFVLEGFEGGPQTQALLFALFLALYVVAILGNLTMIVVITLDARLHSPMYFFLKNLSFLDLCYSSVIYPKALADLLSSSKVITLGGCATQFFFFSLLITTEGFLLAVMAYDRFVAICSPLHYPISMCPLVCARLMLGCYCGGCLNSILQTSFTFSLPFCSSNHIDHFLCDVPPLLKLACADTTINELVMFAICGLIIVGTTLVVLISYGYITVTILRMCSGGGRHKLFSTCGSHMTAVSLFYGTVFVMYAQPGAVESMEQGKVVSVFYTLVIPMLNPLIYSLRNKDVKDALQRLGQKHTAT comes from the coding sequence ATGTCACCCCACAGAAATGGAAACCTCTCAGTGATGCCTCTGCAGGAGTTTGTGCTGGAGGGATTTGAGGGAGGTCCACAGACCCAGGCCCTGCTCTTTGCTCTGTTCCTGGCCCTGTACGTGGTGGCCATCCTGGGGAACCTCACCATGATCGTGGTCATCACCCTGGATGCCCGTCTGCACTCCccaatgtacttcttcctcaagAACCTCTCCTTCTTAGACTTGTGCTATTCATCTGTCATCTACCCTAAGGCCCTTGCTGacctcctttcctcctccaaggtCATCACCTTAGGGGGGTGTGCCACAcagttcttcttcttctccctgcTCATCACCACTGAGGGATTCCTCCTggctgtgatggcctatgaccgcttcgTGGCCATCTGCAGCCCCCTGCACTACCCCATCTCCATGTGCCCCTTGGTCTGTGCCCGCCTGATGCTGGGCTGCTACTGTGGGGGCTGCCTCAACTCCATCCTGCAGACCAGCTTCACATTCAGCCTCCCGTTCTGCAGCTCCAACCACATCGACCACTTCCTCTGTGATGTCCCTCCATTGCTCAAGCTTGCCTGTGCTGACACTACCATCAATGAGCTGGTCATGTTTGCCATCTGTGGTCTCATCATTGTGGGCACCACACTCGTGGTCCTCATCTCTTATGGCTACATCACAGTGACCATCCTGAGGATGTGCTCAGGAGGAGGAAGACACAAGCTCTTctccacctgtggctcccacatGACAGCCGTGTCCCTCTTTTATGGGACTGTCTTTGTCATGTATGCCCAGCCAGGAGCTGTGGAGTCCATGGAGCAGGGCAAGGTGGTCTCTGTCTTCTACACCCTGGTCATCCCAATGCTCAACCCCCTCATCTACAGTCTGAGAAACAAGGATGTGAAGGATGCCCTGCAGAGACTGGGGCAGAAACACACAGCCACATGA